agattgagcctccgcaaacttttcatttgcagtgcgaagctgtccctggagctctgcaaggaaaagaaaaatgcagatggttaggtccaggaaattacagaatcacactcgataatataagcatataccttcgactctcgccgaagctatttcatattcgttaacaacagcaccacgggcttcatcaagaaaatcatactcatctgacaacttctataatccgcttgaagggttgaaagggcgtactgactcgcatctaattctacctgtttcattgaatccaagtgacgaagatggttgacctcattgtttaaaccctccagacccttgttgagccgatacacatttacttcaagatttctctcagactcagcttggcgtaccacatcatccctagacgcagctaaagctttgctaagagcaccaacctcagccctagcatcatctctctccctagcaagacgctgaatgtaatctttaacatcagaagactgagaagaacgagattgacgcaattcttcttccaagagattgattttagcttccaatgatgagacctgttctcgggattcacgaagattatcacgcgtccacaacaacgttccattaaacaaaagacgatcattgttatatttgttctgcatatcaatcatttggactcttCTGACCCGCCAatcctctgccagagcattatgttcatcggcacgagcattccacttatcagcctcgctctttatcttctctaccaactctgcgatgcgagatttctgatGCTGCcactctttccgaagccatactaactcaggaactccacccactgaatatagggtgggggagggagactcagacagaacactaattacagtaaaggacgACAACAAGGAAGAGGACAACAacaaggaagagaacagataatcaaacctgtaacagccgaagaattcttcttggcctcctccaactcactacgagccacagcaagatccaagcgaagcttctcctcctccttgccttgtttCACCTTATCCTTGAGGAtactcttcaactcacatatctccctatccctatcagcaatgacagtctcagccgcagtaagctcctcttcccgaagacgaagcttagcctccaacttaagggatttggccttaaaaaactggtacaacatgtgattgcaatgctcactcctcatcatctgcgagtCAGAAtattagaacaccctgactctaaaaattgctaaaaattgatacaaggaaaaatgataagagaactcacctctaacatccgttgttggggaaatccatactgatacccatcagccaacgccatcatatcagcaacagtcgagggagcgtcgactactagagcagcctccaagCCTCGAAGATTCTTATACCACGCTTCtacaacctggtcctcgggagacaattgcatcatcttacgagtataggcatcagatttcttctcaccctccaccacaggagctggattgggtacgaacatcaagttcttctttttaaaccaagctaagatggcatcatcaccctcaaggattagtaactgaggaaaatcatctccataAGACCCAACTGAGGCCTTACCCATGTacgtgaatttagcacccgaagagtttGAGGCTAATCCCGCATCCAAATatggaaggtctctagcaccgctcccctatggaacatcactagcatccacgactccctttccctttccatccgccttgctagagttaccaagcacatcccaatcatcgtttggggaaagcaggttgaactcagaagccaggcccaggccagcgtttatgtcaaaactatcctccgcagaataaatccgaccaaaggaaaactcctgagacatagcaggaatttcaccaccaacaccctcatcaccaaggccagtgttatcatcaccagcatcactgcaacccgcaggattagcttcggcaccaacatcatgacaacctgcgggatcaatttcaccaccaataccgctgtcaccagcggtagtattcccctcaacaaattcttcatcatcatgacctggaggggatgtatcagtacgttcttccatatcagacatatcttcatcctctccaagctcagtcacaggactattaacttcttcataaacttcctcctcctcgattgttgcggtggtggactgcttgggatttatcctcctcttcttcgtcgcctaaaaagacaaggcacaagaataaaaatccctggctttgaaaagaattaaaactgcctcaactaaaggacaaggcatatggaaatcttaccttggcaaccgcagcattcttcgcctgaagatcagcatcggaactctcttcgtcatctccatcaacaacatcgagggcatattggaaattcatgccctcaaaattcaaatgccaaggacggaaattcccataacgagtacgaggagccgcacgtatctggctatctgtgataggacgccatccttgcggacctggaccccccccccccccccccccccccccccccccccccccccNNNNNNNNNNNNNNNNNNNNNNNNNNNNNNNNNNNNNNNNNNNNNNNNNNNNNNNNNNNNNNNNNNNNNNNNNNNNNNNNNNNNNNNNNNNNNNNNNNNNNNNNNNNNNNNNNNNNNNNNNNNNNNNNNNNNNNNNNNNNNNNNNNNNNNNNNCcccccccaagcccagggaccaacaacctccataacagttgcgtgccattcatagtcatgatcacgcttgatccgctcacgagtaggaaacaccagtttgttagtagaattctctgtacccgggacgtacttcaccttagcaccacttacttcactcagaaggcggatctcaccacgaggagcggcaatattccgaagactcacactccacggtttacgattcctactgttaacatagtcacctaaagacttgttaaaattgtcaggcgtataccactccctttcctcaggattgggaacataaagagtcatcattgtctctcatttgctccgaagataacactccctcggtgcacgaagataattcccatgaagttgggaaatagagcgacagtgtgtgttcttcgaagaaccctctcgaccagccagcacatcatattaaaaagaatccccagacttgtacaaaggcaacataagactcgcttcaaaggcccccaccgtggtcagcagatgaaattcatcaaacctatatgtcgatatcatctcataagtaatatcatcatcagcagcgtaaaaacgaacatcgaatagctgaagaccatgcttttccttgaaaacctccagatcaatatgtttgaaggtcactttcttctccccagcagcgacgctacgtatttcctgagaaatatcttcctcctccacgggatcaggcgcagaacccttcgaagggtttctctcggaagctttcctcttaggatgaaccttagatacatcagtcttcgaaaccacttctttcgaagacctccccttgggttgagacactggagggggaggtagaggatgttgatgagacgcggaaggaggcgccactgaccgaagaggtaggacatcccgcgttctcttaggatcatcacacggattaactaagggacgataaacaacataccgggagccaggagcctcttttggccggtcccccttctgcgtattccctctatgcgactcacccctcttagaagataagtgcctctgaccagaagaagacgaaaccctaagaacgcgggcatcaccttgcgaagatttagacgaacctccaccaggcagAGAAACATCATGATCCCTATGCGGAGGAGATCTACacggactaggcggtggagtttgataagaaacccgcggacggtcagccatgtctgcgtagtacacaaacaagtttcagatttccgcaaagacaaaacagaaatcaaaaaacccaatttcatccagttcttcataatcatgaaccagatggaaaataagaacaaaccctaaataaaaggggaaataacaaataggggcaagcatatacgaaggaagaaatcattactgtttgtaataacgaacaggggcaatcatacacacacttatatatatgttcttcatcacaaacacatatagcaacagttcatcaaaagataatcaagacacagtaaaaccacctacctataaacaaaaaattaagcagaaagcctcgacgaatagtagcagcagcagaaaacctcgacgaacaacagtaggaacagcagcagaaaactttgaggagtaacagtagcagcagcagttaataacaaggatacaaaagcagagaacaaagaatgaaaattccgaagaaagagaaggaatgaaatttatgattagagaattttcacattccttctcatatatatatatgcaaatagaaataaaaaccgccccactacccaagaagaagttattacaaatagtggggaacgttccctaaaatctaggaaaatagtaaagagaagatgaaaagaataacacgttttttcttcccacttcgactaaccgcccagtaggaggaaaaggggaaaattgtaggtacaaatttcatcttccgccacgtgcccacaaagacacacgtggaggacatgcggctaagggcatcaagatatgatatcacgcgtggacatccaagagtcactttatcctatccctagaaagatctaagatctacggctggggatagtcagactgacgcagacaagacaggggcagaggacagctgtctaccgcggacagacatctcaactacccacattaaataccctcaaacaacatacgtgtcagtcagcctgtattggaagcgcagataatactgcgtatccaaacagaacacgcagatacagccgagaacacgaagacttctgcgtgagtggcacaaaacacaagaggataaggttataacgggcttcagaagtggaccccacgtaacctccctataaatacccctctctcccaagtgaagagagaggccgaaaaacattgagaggagaataggagagagacaaagagagagagagaaagtgtaagtgaagttcctcgtgctacgcaggcttatattgttctcaaagtcattcgactatttctgtaaccttcatacatataatgaaaaacccaaaacccgtagacagagatctgagtgatgaatcatataagttaatcgtttcatctatattcatgcatttacactttatatgttcaattcgatacttatggtatatcatgttcgtacattttatatttcatccactatttatcttattgtatgagccaagaacaatgattgtagttgatgagacgaggaagagtattagaactctgagtcaaggattcgacagaacctatccattcccctcaggcgcagcttatttactgtattgtcatgagtctgcgcgcattatttgtgaatactcagatgacaccagatctttgtgttcacattCTTGATAGCAACTTGCATTTTAGAAGAGGGTAATACACCTCGGTACACCTTACCAAAGGCGCCCGACCCTATAATCTCTTTCTCTGCAAACCCATTTGTAGCCATGTACAGATCTTTGTATGTGAATCTATGCGTCCCATAAATTTGCTCCCAGTCCTCTACCAACTCCGCGAATTTTCTCTTccttaagaagaaaaatatgcCAGTGCATATCGCTGTTAACACGGCAATTGAGATACCTACTGACAACACAATTGTCAAAATGTTTGGTTTACCTTTTGGAAGCTTGGGAAGAGTAGAGAGCTTGAAATCTTGGGCATCGCCATTAATCTGAAAACTCCATCCTAATATGTAGTGAAATGTTTGCGCGGTTCGTGTAGACGATGAAAATCCTACATACATGGACCTGTTGCCTAAGAGAATAGTTGAAAGATCTCTGGAGAAAGATAACAAAGGAACATCTGGTTTGGCTACCTGAATTGGAGCTATTGTTACATTAAGTTGCTTCTGTGACCCATCATATGCCACCCAAACTTGCATGATTCTCCCACTTTTAAGAAGCAAGTTTTTGTAGCCACCGTTCTCAACAGTGTAGTACCTAGCATATTTCGCCTCAGCGGACTTTAAACcgttaatattgataccaacatGGTTATTGTCTTTGTCATACTCAACATCTTTGCTAGTATCTAGATCCACTGGGAAAACTTGGTTTGCTGATTTACCTTCATTTTCCACATTAAAAAGACCAAGAAATTGGTTTCCTAGAGCTCCAGGTAGCTCTCTTGTAGGTGCTATAACAAAGGCAAGCCCCTGACCGCTTACTTCACTCTCCGATACTACGGCAAAGACGAAAGTAGTAGAGAAGGAGACggcagtagtagtagtagtaatggtaccattggatgatgatgatgaagagtttCTGTTGAATTGAATTGGATTGGAGTAGAAGCAGTGGCCAACTACATGTTTTGTTTTCGTGTTTGTTAACCTTAGGATCCCTTCAGGTGTGATATCTTCCATGCCGTCAAGATGCACATTTTGAGCATTTCTGAAGCCACTGTACTTGAGGAAAGATCTTCTATTAAGGAAGCAAAAGTTACtacgaaaaagaaaaaagaacaaatcaAGAGCTTGAACACAAACATGGTCCAAATTCTTATGTATTCTATGAACAAGGCTTAAAAGGTGTCATGGATTTTTTGAGGCATAAAATGTGTAAACAAAATTACGGAATTCCTATCCATATACGTATGCGGTAGATAGCACTTGGATTATATTGATTCCGATGAAGTGTTGGCTAATTCAGAGAGTGGACCATTGACTAAGAAAATCGCGACTTCGATATACCAACAAGAGAGTAGCTTTCTGAGGGTAATACTTAGGCGTATAGTCAACATTATTGCCGGTATTCACAGGCTAAGATGTTATAAGACATgccaaaaatatcttcagaactTGTAGAACGATGCGCAGGTTTATACTTGGTCATCAGATTACAATCTACCAAAATAAAACAGTATCTAAGTAGAAACTAGAATAGAATAATACTTGGTCAATAAACTTACTTGTTCATTGACTTGTAAACTCTATAGTCTACAAAAATCGATGGTGGACATTTCAAATTTTACCCCGAGCATAAACACCACACAAGTTGAAAAGTCAACATGGAAAGATGCTTGATACTCAGTTGCCAGAAGCTTCAGAAAATTCCATAATTTAGCTCAGTGGGACATGCCATACTTGGCTGGTATCTGGCTCCACAACACCAATTACATGGTTCGTGTGTTTCTGCTACTGGAATCATTAAACGGAGGAGTTTCAGATATTGATTACGACTAAAATTATCATTAGCCATTGCCTCCAAAAATAGTGGAGTTTCAGACAATAGAAGTTTATCTTTCCCACAGGAGTTTGTCGCTGTATTCTTGGTTCTAGAgaagcaaaaataataaaatagatcTCATAATAGTAATAGATAGTAGTTACAGATAATCCTAAATTTAGAATAAAAAGATTAATCACCAAGTACGCATTTTATCTGATGAAGAATCCACTGGAAGTATGATAAAACTACATAATACTGTATAACTCG
The nucleotide sequence above comes from Papaver somniferum cultivar HN1 chromosome 8, ASM357369v1, whole genome shotgun sequence. Encoded proteins:
- the LOC113305433 gene encoding L-type lectin-domain containing receptor kinase IV.1-like, coding for MANDNFSRNQYLKLLRLMIPVAETHEPCNWCCGARYQPNYRVYKSMNNNFCFLNRRSFLKYSGFRNAQNVHLDGMEDITPEGILRLTNTKTKHVVGHCFYSNPIQFNRNSSSSSSNGTITTTTTAVSFSTTFVFAVVSESEVSGQGLAFVIAPTRELPGALGNQFLGLFNVENEGKSANQVFPVDLDTSKDVEYDKDNNHVGININGLKSAEAKYARYYTVENGGYKNLLLKSGRIMQVWVAYDGSQKQLNVTIAPIQVAKPDVPLLSFSRDLSTILLGNRSMYVGFSSSTRTAQTFHYILGWSFQINGDAQDFKLSTLPKLPKGKPNILTIVLSVGISIAVLTAICTGIFFFLRKRKFAELVEDWEQIYGTHRFTYKDLYMATNGFAEKEIIGSGAFGKVYRGVLPSSKMQVAIKNKVSHDSSRGMQQFIAEIVSIGKLRHRNLVQLYGYCRRKGELLLVYEFLSCGSLEKFIFPSRSGAASSSPKVILNWTQRFEVIKGLAARLVYLHEEWEKVVIHIDVKASNVLLDVEMNPRLGDFGLAMLFDHETGDSLTSRIVGTPGYIAPEMTRSGFASTSTDSYSFGVFFLEVVCGKRPLEIKTDFAGEHLVYLVDWVLSCWRKGTILVTIDPNVKSDYVAEEMELALKLGLLCTHTNSEFRLGLSMDLWALETSDTINQAFTRPGDLYPYGIDSTTTALSSATDVSGCQRCPELIYNNPYKLRASQLRNEISEV